The [Clostridium] scindens ATCC 35704 nucleotide sequence TTGGTCGGAACATGAATAAATATCATCGTTTTCTTCATGAAGAGATTAAAAAATTCGAAGGAAAAACCGAGGAAAAGACGGCTTAAAAAATGTGCATGTTCAAAAATGCAGTTATGGGTGTTTTGCGCCCTAAAATATATACAGAAAAAGAACAATAAGAATCTCCCAAAGAATATCAAGTATGAAAAACACTGATTTTTATGGGAGATTCTTATTTTAGGATTTAGAGTTTAAAAATCGGTATTAACCGACATCCCCTGTCTCTTTTGTTACATATCCTATAGGTTCCATACATTCATATATCTCGGGCATCAAATCGGTATCTGCGCCAATTGCCTCGAAGAGTTCCTCACTCCAGCACTCCTTGTGAACATCGTAAAGCTGGGTAAGAGAAACATGAGAATCATCAATCGTAAACTCCCCTGTCAGTTTATAATTAATATAACCATTGACCTGAAGCAGTTTATAGCACTTTTCCATTAACTCCGGCTTATTTCTTATAAACCACATTAATTCAGTCAGGGCGAAATAAGTGTCCAGCCTATTTCCTGTAATCTCGAATACTTTTTTTGCCCCTATCGTGCCTTTTATCATCTCGTATTCTTCTATACTTCTTCTATCCATCCAGATTAACGCATCATGAAGCAGGCCGCCATCTTTCGACATAGGAATCACTGCCGGAGCCTGGCTGCTGACAGAGATTACCTTGATGTCTTCGGGATTTACCCTACTCTTTGCAAGAATGGCTTGTATAGATTCCACTGCGCAGTTCCACCAGTCTTCAGGATTCTGCTGCGCCCATGAAGGCTTTGGAAGAAGTGTGCCATATTCCCTGCCTGCCTCTGCCACAACCTTTGCCCCTTCTCCGAAAAGAATGCATTTCACAGTTGTAGTTCCGATGTCAATCCCTATGGAATATTTCATACCTGACTCCCCTTTCTTCTTAAGCAAGCACTTCTGGGTTACATATAAATCTTGGCTTCCCGCCGTCTAGTATTCTCTTTACGTCAGCCAGCACGATATTTGTCTGATGTCCTACGATATCTCTAGCCGATCCTGCAAGATGAGGCGTCAGCACCACATTTCTAAGAGACAGGAATTTATTTCCTGCCGGAATTGGCTCAACCGGGTAGACATCTAAGCCTGCACCGGCAATTTTCTTCTCCGCCAATGCATCATACAGAGCATCATAATCCAGCACTTTTGCACGGGCCGTATTGACAAAATATGCCGTCGGCTTCATCAGAGCAATCTTCTCCCTGCTTACAAGCCCAACTGTCTCAGGGACTACATTACAGTTAACGCTAATAAAGTCAGACTCCTTCATAACCGTGTCTAAATCCACCTTCTTAGCGCCCAGATAGTCCATCTGTTCCTGAGATACATAAGGATCATAGACAAGCACATTCATATCCAGAGCATGTGCGCGCTTCGCAACTTCTTTTCCAATCATTCCAAAGCCAATCTGCCCGAATGTCTTTCCATACATCTCCGGGCCTCCCCCATACAGAGCAAAAGGAGCCGTGGGATCCATAGACCATTCCGACATAGTTTCAGCACGCTTTCCTCCTTCATCATCATACTGTACATTGGTCAGCTGATCCGTATATTTTAAAAGGTGATCCGTCAGGCTGATATTTTTAGAAACAGCCATAAGAAGTGCTATTGTATGCTCCGCTACGGCAATTGCATTTCTTCCTCCCGCCCTTAACACAGGGATATTCTTCTTTGTAGCGGCCTCTATGTCAATACTTGCAAACGCCTCATTCCTGCAGCATACGATAATCTTAAGTTTATCCGCCGCCTCAATGACCTCCTGGTTAATATCTTCAAATTCAGAAATAAGAAGTTCGATGCCCCGGATCTTTTCTTTCATTTCAGGAACCGGCATTTTCTCTCCGGTCACCCCATATCCGGCAAACTCGTAATCTTTTGTTATCGTCTCCAGCACATTTAGATAACTTTTGTCAAACCTTGCTGTAATCAGTGTTTTCATGCTCTGTCTCCCTTCCATTTCTGTCCGTATTTTGTCATGAAGAAATCGTGGAAAAATTCTACGTCCTCTCTTGATATTTCTGCCGGTCCTCCAATGCTCTGGGTATTAATGTAAATCAATGCTGTCTTTTCCAGAACCTGCGAGCCTGTAAATGCCTCTGCCAGATTACGCCCTATCGTAATTGCCCCATGGTTTGCGATTAATGCTCCTCCTCTGTCCTTTAAGGCCTTTACGACCTCATCCGCCATCTCTTTCGTTCCTGGCATCGTATATGCAGCAAGCCGCACATCCCCTCCCAGTATCTGAACCTGATCATCGCAGATTGGAGGAATGGGTTTTCTTGCTGTAGCCATAGTCAGCGCATATGTAGAATGGGTGTGTACGATTCCGTTCACTTCAGGCCTGCTCAGGTAAACAGCGGAGTGAACCGGAACTTCCACAGAAGGTTTCAGCCTTCCTTCATACTCAAATGTCTTCATATTTACCAAGACCATATCATCTGCACACAGTCTGTCATAATCCATTCCAGATGGCGTAATGACCATATACTCTTCGTCTACACGAGAGGAAATATTCCCCCATGTGCCTGCTACCAGGCCGCTGTGATACATCTTCTTCGCAGTCTCGCAAACCTCAATCTGTGCAATCTTCACCTTATCTCTGTTCATAGTTCTTCCTCCTTCGCCGTACTCATGCTTTTAATATTTGTACTGATATAATAAATGCTCTCCGTTTTGGAACCTCCTTATATCAGATACGATCTGCTTTGTGTGATTTACAAGAACGTCATCTGTAGCCCCTGCAATATGCGGCGTGATTACAACATTGTCCAGTTCCGTAATATACGGGTGGTTGCTTGCAATCGGCTCACTGGCGTAAACGTCAAATGCTGCTCCCGCAATCCGTTTCTCCCTAAGTGCATCAATCAGAGCCGCTTCATCTAAAATCGCTCCTCTGGAAGCATTGATAAAGTACGCGGTAGGCTTCATCATAGCAATTCTCTCTTTGCTTATAATACCGGAAGTTTCTGACGTCACCTTCATATGGCAAGTGATAAAATCCGATTCCCTCATCAGTTCTTCCACCGTATCCACCTTGCGGATACCAATCTCTTCAACATCTACTTCGCCCTGATATGGGTCGAAAATCAAAAGCTGCATTCCAAATGCCCTGGCAATCCTTCCCACTCTCTTCCCGATACTTCCGTATCCCAGTATTCCAAGGCTCTTCCCTTTCAGCTGTGTCCCCTTAAATACCATGTAGGGGGCATCCATTTTCATATCCCATATTACATCTGCCTTTAAGCCTTCTTTCGTCTCCTTATGCGCGTCGGGGCTGCCCGTATATGTCCCTTCCTTAAGCGCCTTATAAGCCATTGGGATTTTTCTGGCAACAGATAGCATCAGCCCGATTGTCATCTCCGCCGTAGAATCAGAATTTCTTCCCGGAGTAAAAAGCACAGGTATACCCCTTTCTTTCGCGGCCTCCATATCTACGTTCACGGGCGTTGCTCTTGTACATGCAATCAACTTCAGATTTGGCGCTGCCTCTATGACCTTTCTCGTGATATCATCATAACTTGTAATAATCATATCCGCATCTTTCACTTTCTCCGCCAATTCTTCTTCCGGGATCTTAGGTAGCCCTACCGCCCAGCCATCCAGCACTACTTCGCCCATATCGTACAATGGCTTCAGTTCCTCTTCATTATATTCTGCCGTAAAAAAAATCTTCATGTTCTAATCCTCCTTGATTGCCTGAATCTTTTTATTCATTTGGTGGCGGTAATCCCATATCTGCTGATTGTGAAGCCTTACCTGTCGGAACAGTTCATAAAGCAGGTCGTACTTTTTCGTCCTCTGTAAGTTAGGCTCATATGTCTGCCGGAACGTACAGGCCTTCTTGACCGCCTCCTCGTAAGAACCGTACAGGCCAAACTTCACTCCTGCAATTATGGCAACTCCTTTTGCCCCCAGTTCCTTACCCTGGGGAATCATAACCCTCCTGCCCATTACGTCCGCAATCATCTGCGCCCACACTGGGCTTTTGGCTCCGCCTCCGGCCAGATAAATGGTAGCATCTTTATCTATATTCTGCAGGCAGTCCCTGATAGAAAGACTAATGCCTTCATATACCGCCCGAATAAGCTGGTTCCTTGTCGTAACCTGGCTGATACCAAAGAAACTGGCTCTGGCATATGGGTGATAGAAAGGAGCCCTCTCCCCCGCCACGCTGATATAGGGATGGTAGACAACTCCTCCGCAGCCCACCGGCACACTCTCTACAATCCGGTCAATCTCATTGAAATCCTTTGTCTGCGCCATGTTTTCCAGCATCCAGTCTATATTGGGCGTTCCATTCAAGGTCGGCTGGAGTTCCACATATAAGTCCTCAATCGGGTGCTTCTCATAGCGGGAGTTCTCAGCGCCAAACTTACAGTCCGTCTTTTTCATTACAATCTCACTGGCACATGTAGTCCCCAGTATTACACAGGCATCCTTCTCATGTATGGCTCCAAGCCCCACAGCCGTAGCCGATGTGTCAAGAGCCCCTGCAATAACTGGCGTCCCGGCAGCCAGCCCCGACCACGCCGCAAATTCCTCAGATATTGTCCCCACGACACTATCAGAACTTACTGATGCCGGAATATAGTCCCGATATTCATAAATATCCATGGCTTTCATTAATTCATCCGCCACATTCCCCGTCTGTGCGTCCAGAAGAGACGTAAAACTATCCGTAATCTCTGTCGCTATCACTCCGGTCATCTTATAGCGCACCCAATCTTTACAGAACATAATCCGACTTGCTTTATCAAGAACCTCTTTCCGGTTTGTCTTCATCCATCTGATTAGAATCATCTGGTTTCCCAAAAGCGGCGGGGTTCCTGTAGTTTTATGATACAGTTTACCAATTTCAGGGTACTCCTCTGTAATCCTCTTTACCTCTGCCACTGCACGCCCGTCACACCAGAGGATTGCATTCTGTACAGGATTTCCTTCTTCATCAATAAGCCAACAGCCTTCTCCTTGTCCGGTCACTCCGATCCCTTTGATTTCCTCGCTCTTTACCGCCCCGGAGTCTATCAGTTCCTTTATGCAGGACTTGACCTTATCCCACACAAGCAGCATATCCTGTTCTTCCCAGTTCCCTCCGTCATTAATTGTTTCACTTTCCCGGCTTGCCACTTGCACTTCTGTTCCATTTCCATCAAATAGAACCGCTTTTACATTGGATGTTCCTACATCAATTCCCAGAATGCACTCCATCAATGTCTCCTCCTTTTAATCTCGCCATGCACGATATACCTCCTTTTAAGAGCAGCATATCATGATGCGCTCGCAAATATTACATTTCTTGCTGTCGTCTCATCCGTAATCAAAGTGTCAATACTTTTAGTACGAAGCGCCGCTTGTATAGCCTCCACCTTCTCATCTCCGCATGCTACCAGAATTACATTGCCAATCCCTCTTAGGTTCTCTACGCTGGCGTTTAGAAGCCTGTCTGTCAGCGGACAGTTATCCCACGAGCCATCTTTTCGTATCGGGTTCATTGCTATGTCGCCTACGAATCCTTCTTTCCGCAATATTTTAATGTCTTCTTTTGTTATATGTCCTCTTGTGCACATTGTTGATTTCTCTGTAAGTTCTCCTACTCCCAGCACGGCGATGTTGCATTTTGTCATCAGTTCAAATGATACCTGTATGCTTCTTTCCTTCATCAGCATCTGCTTTGTGTTTTCATGCTCTACCACCACCGGAGCATAGAGCATATAACTTGGGCAATCCAGTTTGTTCGCCAGATTCCTCGCAATCTCATCTGACTTTTCTACCTTTTGCTCGATATTCTGCGCGCCCATAAGCTGAACAACCCTGCACTCATTCCTTTTGTGATATACCATCTGATTCACGACCTCGGCCAGAGTCCTTCCCCATGAAACCCCGATGATATCGCCCTGCTGAATTTTGTCATTCAAGTACTGCGCTGCCACATTTGCCACTTTATAAATGACCGTGTCACGTTCTCCGTAATCACTTGCGACAATCGCCTGCCTAAGCCCAAATTTATTTTCCAATGTACACTCCAGCTCTATATTGTCCCTTTCATATCCCTGAATACTAATATTCACAATTCCTAAATCAGCAAGAGAATTTATAATCTGATTTACTTTCTGTCTCGTAAAAGAAAGCCTCTTTGCGATTTCATCCTGCGTCATTCCAAGAATGTGGTACCAATACGCAATTTTAATATAAATATCCTCTTTCATAGAACCCTCCATATTACATTTGTATTTTTTTATTACATTTGTATTTATAGTATAACACTTTTCTACCGTTTGTCAAACATTTCTTTCCATAATTTATAATACCCATCCGGACATCAAAAGCTTTCATTTCACTTATCCATTGGCAAATTACATAAGTACTGACATGAATCGCTCCGTCGCACAGGAAATTCCAATGAGCCTCCGATTACAAAAATCGTATAGAAAAGGAACAGTTGCTTCATATTATAAAAGTCAGGGAAAGGCCATGCCCTCCCCCGACTTTTCCATCTTTAAAGCAGCTCGCTAATTCCGTCCGCCATCGCTGTTAAAATAATACAGCATGATGTTGCACCTGCGTCCAGCACGCCTCTGGACCGCTCGCCCAGCCTGCTGGAGCGGCCAAATTTTGCAACCATATCTTTGGTAGAATCTCTTCCTGCCGCTGCCGCCCTTTTCATCTCTTCCAGAGCCTCTTTAAAGTCCTGCCCTGTCTCTCCGGCCTTTTTCATCACATCAGCCGCAGGAGCCAACGTATCTACAAGAGTTTTATCCCCCACCTTAGCATCTACAATTCCATAGAGACCGTTTAAACCTGCCTCAAGCATAGCGCCAAAGTCCGCCGGGGAAATTTCATCTAAATCTTCCCCGGCCTCCGCCATATCCATGAAAATCGTTCCATAGATTGGGCCCATAGAGCCGCCGATTTCATTTAACAGAATCATTCCCAGTTCATCCAGGCCTTCCGCAAAAGAGAAATCTTCATCTTTAAAGCGCTCCTCAAATACACTAAAGCCTTTATTCATATTCATTCCGTGGTCGCCGTCCCCAATCAGTCCGTCCACTTCTCCAAGATACGCCTTATTTTCCTGGATTCCTTTTACCATACGCATCAGGACAGGCTTCCCGGCTTCATTTTTAAATGTACTCATACCTCTTGCCTCCTACACTTGCTTAAGCCCCATAGAATTTGCCGGCATATCAATCAGTTCCTTCAATTCATCATCAAGTTTCATGATTGTGAGAGTTGCCCCCATCATTTCTAAAGACGTAAAATAGTTTCCTACATAAGCCTTATGCGTCTTTATGCCTTTTTCCTGAAGGAGACGGTCAATCTCGTCATAAAGAACATACAGTTCCATGATTGGCGTAGCCCCAAGGCCTGAAACAAGCACTACCACTTCATCGCCTTCTACGAACGGATAATCTGAAACTACAACATCTACCATACGTTTTGCCATCTTATCGGCGCTCTCTAACTCGCACACTTCAATTCCCGGCTCGCCATGATGACCAATTCCAACTTCCATTGTTCCGTCCTTGATCTCGAAGTTCGGATGTCCTACTGCGGGAAGCGTACAAGGTGTCAGTCCTATTCCAACAGAACGCGTATTATCAATAGCCTTCTGCGCTGCAGCGATTACTTCATCTAAATCACCGCCCTTTGCTGCTTTTGCGCCTCCGACTTTCCACATCAGCACTTCTCCGGC carries:
- the dhaL gene encoding dihydroxyacetone kinase subunit DhaL codes for the protein MSTFKNEAGKPVLMRMVKGIQENKAYLGEVDGLIGDGDHGMNMNKGFSVFEERFKDEDFSFAEGLDELGMILLNEIGGSMGPIYGTIFMDMAEAGEDLDEISPADFGAMLEAGLNGLYGIVDAKVGDKTLVDTLAPAADVMKKAGETGQDFKEALEEMKRAAAAGRDSTKDMVAKFGRSSRLGERSRGVLDAGATSCCIILTAMADGISELL
- a CDS encoding sugar-binding transcriptional regulator encodes the protein MKEDIYIKIAYWYHILGMTQDEIAKRLSFTRQKVNQIINSLADLGIVNISIQGYERDNIELECTLENKFGLRQAIVASDYGERDTVIYKVANVAAQYLNDKIQQGDIIGVSWGRTLAEVVNQMVYHKRNECRVVQLMGAQNIEQKVEKSDEIARNLANKLDCPSYMLYAPVVVEHENTKQMLMKERSIQVSFELMTKCNIAVLGVGELTEKSTMCTRGHITKEDIKILRKEGFVGDIAMNPIRKDGSWDNCPLTDRLLNASVENLRGIGNVILVACGDEKVEAIQAALRTKSIDTLITDETTARNVIFASAS
- a CDS encoding dihydroxyacetone kinase subunit DhaK, whose amino-acid sequence is MQRIMNNPDNIVDEMLKGFLKAHSDIVETTDNGRVVKAKNIPENKVGVVTGGGSGHKPAFIGYVGENMCDAAAVGEICSSPTAAAFLDACKVADQGKGVACLYGNYSGDNMNVKMAVKMAKKAGITVKTVVANDDVASAPKDQREKRRGVAGEVLMWKVGGAKAAKGGDLDEVIAAAQKAIDNTRSVGIGLTPCTLPAVGHPNFEIKDGTMEVGIGHHGEPGIEVCELESADKMAKRMVDVVVSDYPFVEGDEVVVLVSGLGATPIMELYVLYDEIDRLLQEKGIKTHKAYVGNYFTSLEMMGATLTIMKLDDELKELIDMPANSMGLKQV
- a CDS encoding FGGY-family carbohydrate kinase, giving the protein MECILGIDVGTSNVKAVLFDGNGTEVQVASRESETINDGGNWEEQDMLLVWDKVKSCIKELIDSGAVKSEEIKGIGVTGQGEGCWLIDEEGNPVQNAILWCDGRAVAEVKRITEEYPEIGKLYHKTTGTPPLLGNQMILIRWMKTNRKEVLDKASRIMFCKDWVRYKMTGVIATEITDSFTSLLDAQTGNVADELMKAMDIYEYRDYIPASVSSDSVVGTISEEFAAWSGLAAGTPVIAGALDTSATAVGLGAIHEKDACVILGTTCASEIVMKKTDCKFGAENSRYEKHPIEDLYVELQPTLNGTPNIDWMLENMAQTKDFNEIDRIVESVPVGCGGVVYHPYISVAGERAPFYHPYARASFFGISQVTTRNQLIRAVYEGISLSIRDCLQNIDKDATIYLAGGGAKSPVWAQMIADVMGRRVMIPQGKELGAKGVAIIAGVKFGLYGSYEEAVKKACTFRQTYEPNLQRTKKYDLLYELFRQVRLHNQQIWDYRHQMNKKIQAIKED
- a CDS encoding 2-hydroxyacid dehydrogenase translates to MKIFFTAEYNEEELKPLYDMGEVVLDGWAVGLPKIPEEELAEKVKDADMIITSYDDITRKVIEAAPNLKLIACTRATPVNVDMEAAKERGIPVLFTPGRNSDSTAEMTIGLMLSVARKIPMAYKALKEGTYTGSPDAHKETKEGLKADVIWDMKMDAPYMVFKGTQLKGKSLGILGYGSIGKRVGRIARAFGMQLLIFDPYQGEVDVEEIGIRKVDTVEELMRESDFITCHMKVTSETSGIISKERIAMMKPTAYFINASRGAILDEAALIDALREKRIAGAAFDVYASEPIASNHPYITELDNVVITPHIAGATDDVLVNHTKQIVSDIRRFQNGEHLLYQYKY
- a CDS encoding FGGY family carbohydrate kinase, with product MKYSIGIDIGTTTVKCILFGEGAKVVAEAGREYGTLLPKPSWAQQNPEDWWNCAVESIQAILAKSRVNPEDIKVISVSSQAPAVIPMSKDGGLLHDALIWMDRRSIEEYEMIKGTIGAKKVFEITGNRLDTYFALTELMWFIRNKPELMEKCYKLLQVNGYINYKLTGEFTIDDSHVSLTQLYDVHKECWSEELFEAIGADTDLMPEIYECMEPIGYVTKETGDVG
- a CDS encoding 2-hydroxyacid dehydrogenase, whose product is MKTLITARFDKSYLNVLETITKDYEFAGYGVTGEKMPVPEMKEKIRGIELLISEFEDINQEVIEAADKLKIIVCCRNEAFASIDIEAATKKNIPVLRAGGRNAIAVAEHTIALLMAVSKNISLTDHLLKYTDQLTNVQYDDEGGKRAETMSEWSMDPTAPFALYGGGPEMYGKTFGQIGFGMIGKEVAKRAHALDMNVLVYDPYVSQEQMDYLGAKKVDLDTVMKESDFISVNCNVVPETVGLVSREKIALMKPTAYFVNTARAKVLDYDALYDALAEKKIAGAGLDVYPVEPIPAGNKFLSLRNVVLTPHLAGSARDIVGHQTNIVLADVKRILDGGKPRFICNPEVLA
- a CDS encoding class II aldolase/adducin family protein, with the protein product MNRDKVKIAQIEVCETAKKMYHSGLVAGTWGNISSRVDEEYMVITPSGMDYDRLCADDMVLVNMKTFEYEGRLKPSVEVPVHSAVYLSRPEVNGIVHTHSTYALTMATARKPIPPICDDQVQILGGDVRLAAYTMPGTKEMADEVVKALKDRGGALIANHGAITIGRNLAEAFTGSQVLEKTALIYINTQSIGGPAEISREDVEFFHDFFMTKYGQKWKGDRA